One Carassius gibelio isolate Cgi1373 ecotype wild population from Czech Republic chromosome A7, carGib1.2-hapl.c, whole genome shotgun sequence DNA window includes the following coding sequences:
- the LOC128017439 gene encoding low affinity immunoglobulin gamma Fc region receptor II-like isoform X3: protein MELSLLPLMLLLILNVHPAHTQGKPKLTVKPQSSVFTGDTVTLICDEGRSTGRTIYWLKDFKRIKAGSATVTLREVRVSDGGRYACAVERKTTQSQGVMLTVRERPKPVVRVQPDGRVSRGQTVTLSCDIQQTDVINWSYSWNKDDSEIHVSQSQEYRISSVNESHTGNYSCTGRETGGSRYSHTSDKVTLTVSGSSGLMFSEAHVLIIGVIAGLNVTLLIFFLVLLCCGKHNKDTIWTF, encoded by the exons ATGGAGCTCAGTCTACTTCCTCTAATGCTCT TGCTGATTTTAAATGTTCATCCTGCACACACCCAAG gCAAACCCAAATTAACTGTAAAGCCCCAGAGTTCAGTGTTCACTGGAGACACAGTTACTCTGATCTGTGATGAGGGACGGTCAACTGGACGGACAATTTACTGGCTCAAAGACTTTAAGAGAATAAAAGCTGGTTCTGCAACAGTAACACTGAGAGAAGTGAGAGTCTCTGATGGAGGAAGATATGCGTGTGCTGTAGAAAGAAAGACCACACAAAGCCAAGGAGTCATGCTAACAGTAAGAG AGAGACCCAAGCCTGTAGTGCGTGTCCAGCCTGATGGACGTGTGTCCAGAGGACAGACAGTCACTCTCTCGTGTGACATACAGCAGACAGACGTCATCAACTGGAGCTACAGCTGGAATAAAGATGATTCAGAGATTCATGTCAGTCAGTCTCAGGAATACCGAATCAGTTCTGTTAATGAATCTCACACAGGTAATTACAGCTGCACTGGAAGAGAAACAGGAGGATCACGATACTCACACACCAGTGATAAAGTTACACTCACTGTATCAG GATCTTCAGGACTAATGTTTTCAGAAGCTCATGTTCTGATAATTGGAGTGATTGCAGGACTGAATGTCACATTGCTCATTTTCTTTCTGGTTTTGCTGTGTTGCGGCAAACACAACAAAG ACACTATATGGACCTTCTGA